The genomic window CCACGACGGCGTTCTTCGCACCGATCCGCACGAGCGCCGGGTCCGCCCGCCCGCCGAGCAGCAGGCCGAGGCTGGTGACCACCATGGTCTTGCCCGCACCCGTCTCACCCGTCACGGCGGTGAAGCCGGGCGACAACTCGACGACCGCGTCGTCGATGACTCCGAGCGACCGTATCCGCATCTCCTCCAACACGCCCCCGACCATACGAGGTTTTCCCGGGCCCGTGCGACGCCGCCCCCGCTTAGAGAGCTGGGCGTTACTTTCCCGGGGCAATCCTCGTTCGCCTGACGGCTCCCCGTTGACGCGGGGGTGGCCCGGCGCTCGGCTCCACGCAAAGCGCCGGGCGCTTTCTAATGCCGAGCCCCCCGCCATCCGGAAACCGGCAACGCGAACTTCGCCACCAACCGGTCCGTAAAGGACGCATGGTGCAACCGAGCCAGCCGCACAGGCACAGCCCCCCGCCGTACCTCGACCCGCGCCCCCGGCGGCAACTCAACCGTCCGCCGCCCGTCACACCAAAGAACCCCAGGCGGAATATGCGGCAGCACCTCCACCGCCAGCACCGAATTCGGCGATGTCACCAACGGCTTGGCGAACAGCGCGTGCGCACTGATCGGCACCATCAGCAGCGCCTCGACCTCCGGCCACACCACGGGCCCGCCCGCGGAGAACGCGTACGCCGTGGACCCGGTCGGGGTCGACAGCACGATCCCGTCGCACCCGAACCCGGTGACGGGCCGACCGTCGATCTCAAGGACGACTTCCAGCAGCTTCTCCGCGCCCGCCTTCTGCACGGCCGCCTCGTTCAGCGCCCAGTCCGTGTGGACGATGTTCCCGTTCTGATGAACGACGACATCGACGGTCATACGCTCCTCGACCTCGTAGGACTTGGTCACCACGCGGTCGACGACCTTGTCGAGGTCGTCACGCTCGGCCTCCGCGAGGAAGCCGACGCTGCCGAGGTTGACGCCGAGCATCGGCACCCCGGACGCCCGGGCGAACTCGGCGCCACGCAGCAGCGTGCCGTCACCGCCGAGGACGATGAGCAGCTCGCACCCGTCGAGGCACTGCGGGGTGGCCTCCTTGACGAGCTCCACCTCCTCCGGCACCGGGATGTCCTCGGCCTCGTGCTCCAGGACCCGCACGCCGATGCCGTGGTGCAGCAGCCCCTTGACGACGAGCTCGGCGCTGCGGATCGCAGCCGGCCGCCCGGTGTGAGTGAGCAGGAAAACAGTTCGAACTCGGTCCTGAGTCAACGCGGCCCCTCCGCAACTGCTCGGTCGACGTCGGCCGGGTCCAGCGCGGGTGCCCCGGCACGCAGCCACAGAAAGTACTCGACATTGCCCGAGGGCCCGGGCAGCGGACTGGCCGTCACACCCTTCACCCCGAGCCCCAGCTCCCCGGCCCGCCGGGCCACCCCGCGCACCGCCTCGGCGCGCAGCTCCGGACTCCGTACCACTCCCCCACTGCCCAGCCGCTCCTTACCCACCTCGAACTGCGGCTTGACCATCATCACCAGATCGGCGTCAGGCTTCACACACCGCACCAGGGCGGGCAGTACCAGGCCGAGCGGGATGAAGGACAGATCCCCCACGACAAGATCCACAGGCTCCCCATCGATCGCTTCGAGCGTCAACTCGCGTACGTTCGTACGGTCCTTGACGGTGACGCGTTCATCACTCCGAAGAGTCCAGGCGAGTTGTCCGTATCCGACGTCCACGGCGACGACGTGCGCGGCCCCGGCCCGCAGCAGTACGTCGGTGAAACCGCCGGTGGAGGCGCCGGCGTCCAACGCCCGGCGGCCCTCGACGGCCAGCCCCTGTGGGACGAAGACCTCGAGGGCGCCCGCGAGCTTGTGGCCGCCTCTGGACACGTACTCCGGGTCGCCGTCGTCGCTCACGACGACGATCGCGGCCGCGGTCTCCACTTGCGTGGCGGACTTGGTCGCGACGGTCTTGCCGACGGTGACCCGCCCGGCGGCGATCAGCTGGCTCGCGTGCTCACGCGACCGCGCGAGCTTCCGCCGGACCAGTTCGGCGTCCAGACGGCGGCGTGCGACTCCTGCCACGGTGGGTTCAGCTCCTGCTCTCGTACGTCCGTGGGGGCACCGGAGGACCCGGGCGGGCGTCGAGCGCGGTGAGCGCGTCGCGCAGCCCCCGATGTACATCCTCGTACACCTCCACATGGCCGTCGGTGGCGAGGTGGTCGGCGTCGGCCAGCCGGTCGAGGGCGGCGTCGACGTCGAGATGGCCGGTGGCGGTGCGGGGCACGTTCAGCGGGGCCGGGGCGGCGGGGGCGTCCTCGGGTTCGACGACCGCGGGCTCCGGCTGCGGGCCGGGCTCGCCGACCACACCGGCCTCCATCCCCGGAACCACTGCTTCCGCCCCGGCCTCGACCTCGGGCAAAGAGTCGCTCATGCCCAGACGCTACCGCGAAGCTCTGGGGTACCGTCGATCGCGATGGCAACGATTGAGGAGTGCCGCGCCGCGCTCGAAAAGCTCTCGGACAACATGGCAGGCGCCGACGGACACGTGGGTGAGGCGACGGCTCTCGACCGCTCGGTGAGCTGCCATGTCAAGGATCTCGACGTCACCTTCGTGGGACGTATGCGCGACGGCCGGATCGAGGTGCACGACACCCTTGAGGGGCCGCCGCCGGAGAAGGCCCAGATCCGGCTCGCCATGACGGGCGACGACCTGGTGAACCTCGTCGACGGCGAACTGAACTTCGCCAAAGCCTGGGGTTCGGGCCGGGTCAAGCTGGAAGCGGGCTTCCGGGACCTGTTCCAGCTCAGGAAACTTCTGTAGCCGCCACCTTCTCGATGCCCGTCCGCTCGATGCCCGTCCGCGCCCTGCGCGCCGCCGGCACCACCAGCGGTGTCCCCGTCTCCGGGTCGTCGATGATCTGGCAGCGCAGTCCGAAGACCTCCTCGACGAGCTCGGCCGTGACGATCTCGGAGGGCGCGCCCTCGGCGATCACCGAGCCGCCGCGCAGGGCGATGAGGTGGGTGGCGTAGCGGGCGGCGTGGTTGAGGTCGTGCAGCACCGCGACCAACGTGCGGCCCTGCTCCTCGTGGAGTTCGGCGCACAGGTCGAGTACGTCGATCTGGTGCTGGATGTCGAGGAAGGTGGTCGGCTCGTCGAGCAGCAGCAGCGGGGTCTGCTGGGCGAGCGCCATGGCGATCCAGACGCGCTGACGCTGGCCGCCGGACAGCTCGTCGACGTAACGGTCGGCCAGCTCGGAGACCCCGGTCGACTCCATCGACTCCCGGACGATCCGCTCGTCCTCGGTCGACCACTGCCGCAGCAGCCCCTGGTGCGGGTAGCGGCCGCGGCCCACGAGGTCGCCGACGGTGATCCCGTCGGGCGCGATCGACGACTGCGGCAGCAGGCCCAGTGTCCGCGCGACCTTCTTGGCGGGCATCGACTGGATGACCTGCCCGTCGAGCAGCACCCGCCCCCGGGACGGCTTCAGCATCCGCGACAGGGCGCGCAGCAGCGTGGACTTGCCGCAGGCGTTGGGGCCGACGATCACGGTGAACGAGTTGTCGGGGATCTCCACCGACAGCTGCTCGGCGATGACCCGCTGGTCATAGGCGAGGGTGACGTTCTCGGCGGACAGGCGGTTCACAGTGCTCCTCTTGTTGTTCTCGTTCGCCGACGCGCTGGTGCCCGGCCCTTCCGGCTTCGGCCCGTTCGACCTGTGCCCGTTCGACCTGTGCCCGTTCGACCTCTGCACGTTCGGCTCGGGGCGGCTCATATCCGCCCGGCCTTCCGCTCGGTGACCAGCAGCCACAGCAGATAGACGCCGCCGAGTACGCCGGTGACGACGCCGACGGGCAGCTGGTCGGCCCCGAAGGCCCGCTGCGAGGCCCAGTCGGCGACGATCAGCAGGGTCGCGCCCATACACATGGAGGGCACCAGGTTCGGACCGGGCGAGCGGGTCAGCCGCTTGGCGAGCTGGGGCGCGGTGAGGGCGACGAAGCTGACCGGCCCGGCGGCCGCGGTGGCCCCGGCGGTGAGCAGCACGGCCGACACCATCAGCAGCAGCCGTACGCGCTCGACGCCGACCCCGAGGGCGTACGACACGTCGTCGCCCATCTCCATCATCCGCAGCCCGCGCGCGTTGCCGAGCACCAGCGGCACGAGGATCGCGCACATGATCAGCAGCGGCCAGACCTGGGACCGGTCACGGCCGTTGAGGGAGCCGGTCATCCACACGACGGCGCGGGCCGCGTCGACGAGGTCGGCCTTGGTGATCAGATAGCCGTTGACCGCCGTGACGATCGCAGAGACACCGATGCCGACCAGCACGAGCCGGTAGCCGTGCACGCCCCGCTTCCAGGCCAGCACATAGATCGCGAGGCCGGTGACCAGGCCCCCGACGAGTGCCCCGAGGGCGACCTGGTTCGCGCTCCCGGAGAACAGCACGATCATGACCAGTGCCCCGGCGGTGGCGCCCTGTGAGAGGCCGAGCACGTCCGGACTGCCCAGCGGATTGCGGGAGATGGACTGGAACAGCGCCCCGCCGAGGCCGAGCGAGGCCCCGACAAGGAGTCCGACCAGAACTCTTGGCAGCCGCAGCTCGTTGACGATGAACTCCTGGCCCGCGTCGCCGCTGCCGAGCAGCGTCTTGAGGACGTCGCCGGCCGGGATGGGGAAGTCCCCGGTCCCGATCAGTACGACACTCGCGGTCAGCGCCGCCAGCAGCAGCAGGACGACGACGGAGAACGCCCGCACGTCCAGGCGGACCGACAACCCGCCGGGGGTGCGGACCGCACGGTTGCGTGCGGCGGGCTTGCTCATGACGTGTGTCTCCCTCATGACCTGCGTCTTCACAGCTGCGCCGTCCTCCGCCGTCGTACGAGAAAGATGAAGACCGGCCCGCCGAGGATCGCGGTGACGATGCCGACCTGGAGCTCCGCGGGCCGCGCCACCATCCGGCCGATGACATCGGCGCCGAGCAGCAGCACGGGCGACAGGACGGTCGCGTACGGCAGGATCCAGCGCAGGTCGGGCCCGGTGAAGGACCGGACGACGTGCGGGACCATCAGCCCGACGAAGACGATCGGCCCGCAGGCGGCGGTCGCGGCACCGCACAGCACGGTGGCGGCGGCCATCGAGAGCGCCCGGGTGCGGGCGAGGTTGGCGCCGAGCGCGCGGGCGGTGTCGTCGCCCATGGCCACCGCGTTCAGCGGCCGGGCGAGCAGCAGCGCGACGACCGTGCCGACGGCGAGGAACGGCAGCACCTGCGTGATGGTCTCGTCGGTCGCCGAGGCCAGCGAACCGACCGTCCAGAACCGCATCTTGGAGAGCGCCGCATCGTCCATGATCATCACGGCCTGGAGATAGCCGTAGAGGGCGGCGCTGATCGCCGTACCCGCGAGCGCGAGCCGCACCGGCGTCGCACCCCGGCTACCGCCGAGGAACCAGACCAGCGCCCCGACCACGGCCGCGCCGGCGAACGCGAACCACACATACCCGGTCAGCGAGGTGACGCCGAAGAAGGTGATCGCGGTGACGACCGCGGCGGACGCGCCCGCGTTGATGCCGAGCAGCCCAGGGTCGGCCAGCGGGTTCCGGGTGAGCGCCTGGAGCACGGCACCGGCCAGCCCTAGCGCCGCTCCCGCGAGCAACCCGAGGAGGGTGCGCGAGATCCGC from Streptomyces sp. DSM 40750 includes these protein-coding regions:
- a CDS encoding NAD kinase; translation: MTQDRVRTVFLLTHTGRPAAIRSAELVVKGLLHHGIGVRVLEHEAEDIPVPEEVELVKEATPQCLDGCELLIVLGGDGTLLRGAEFARASGVPMLGVNLGSVGFLAEAERDDLDKVVDRVVTKSYEVEERMTVDVVVHQNGNIVHTDWALNEAAVQKAGAEKLLEVVLEIDGRPVTGFGCDGIVLSTPTGSTAYAFSAGGPVVWPEVEALLMVPISAHALFAKPLVTSPNSVLAVEVLPHIPPGVLWCDGRRTVELPPGARVEVRRGAVPVRLARLHHASFTDRLVAKFALPVSGWRGARH
- a CDS encoding TlyA family RNA methyltransferase, whose product is MAGVARRRLDAELVRRKLARSREHASQLIAAGRVTVGKTVATKSATQVETAAAIVVVSDDGDPEYVSRGGHKLAGALEVFVPQGLAVEGRRALDAGASTGGFTDVLLRAGAAHVVAVDVGYGQLAWTLRSDERVTVKDRTNVRELTLEAIDGEPVDLVVGDLSFIPLGLVLPALVRCVKPDADLVMMVKPQFEVGKERLGSGGVVRSPELRAEAVRGVARRAGELGLGVKGVTASPLPGPSGNVEYFLWLRAGAPALDPADVDRAVAEGPR
- a CDS encoding SCP2 sterol-binding domain-containing protein, with product MATIEECRAALEKLSDNMAGADGHVGEATALDRSVSCHVKDLDVTFVGRMRDGRIEVHDTLEGPPPEKAQIRLAMTGDDLVNLVDGELNFAKAWGSGRVKLEAGFRDLFQLRKLL
- a CDS encoding ABC transporter ATP-binding protein — protein: MSRPEPNVQRSNGHRSNGHRSNGPKPEGPGTSASANENNKRSTVNRLSAENVTLAYDQRVIAEQLSVEIPDNSFTVIVGPNACGKSTLLRALSRMLKPSRGRVLLDGQVIQSMPAKKVARTLGLLPQSSIAPDGITVGDLVGRGRYPHQGLLRQWSTEDERIVRESMESTGVSELADRYVDELSGGQRQRVWIAMALAQQTPLLLLDEPTTFLDIQHQIDVLDLCAELHEEQGRTLVAVLHDLNHAARYATHLIALRGGSVIAEGAPSEIVTAELVEEVFGLRCQIIDDPETGTPLVVPAARRARTGIERTGIEKVAATEVS
- a CDS encoding FecCD family ABC transporter permease translates to MSKPAARNRAVRTPGGLSVRLDVRAFSVVVLLLLAALTASVVLIGTGDFPIPAGDVLKTLLGSGDAGQEFIVNELRLPRVLVGLLVGASLGLGGALFQSISRNPLGSPDVLGLSQGATAGALVMIVLFSGSANQVALGALVGGLVTGLAIYVLAWKRGVHGYRLVLVGIGVSAIVTAVNGYLITKADLVDAARAVVWMTGSLNGRDRSQVWPLLIMCAILVPLVLGNARGLRMMEMGDDVSYALGVGVERVRLLLMVSAVLLTAGATAAAGPVSFVALTAPQLAKRLTRSPGPNLVPSMCMGATLLIVADWASQRAFGADQLPVGVVTGVLGGVYLLWLLVTERKAGRI
- a CDS encoding FecCD family ABC transporter permease, with product MLVDSPPEPSAETAPAPPNRRAIRAVGLLVSLALLALVALASIAIGAKELSLEQVWHGLFEDTGTYGDVVVGERISRTLLGLLAGAALGLAGAVLQALTRNPLADPGLLGINAGASAAVVTAITFFGVTSLTGYVWFAFAGAAVVGALVWFLGGSRGATPVRLALAGTAISAALYGYLQAVMIMDDAALSKMRFWTVGSLASATDETITQVLPFLAVGTVVALLLARPLNAVAMGDDTARALGANLARTRALSMAAATVLCGAATAACGPIVFVGLMVPHVVRSFTGPDLRWILPYATVLSPVLLLGADVIGRMVARPAELQVGIVTAILGGPVFIFLVRRRRTAQL